A DNA window from Helianthus annuus cultivar XRQ/B chromosome 15, HanXRQr2.0-SUNRISE, whole genome shotgun sequence contains the following coding sequences:
- the LOC110910043 gene encoding uncharacterized protein LOC110910043 → MGNHTSRGSRRLILPDGTVREYHEPVTVAELMLDHPQQVVVEFDHPVGKKPKPLAADVTLENNKVYMMVPVRRGKSVAISSEDARRVLLRANAVLKTGSFVTAYTGFIPVFARMCPAAVVKSTKKEKVVEKSPKVVAKPEFFVEGEDGYFLTRQLSVKSSWKPSLDTIKEKRVESKIRHWLV, encoded by the coding sequence ATGGGGAACCACACGTCTCGTGGCTCGAGAAGGCTCATACTGCCTGACGGAACGGTTCGTGAATACCACGAACCGGTCACGGTAGCCGAGCTCATGTTAGACCACCCGCAACAAGTGGTGGTCGAGTTTGATCACCCGGTTGGGAAAAAGCCAAAGCCGTTAGCGGCCGACGTTACGCTCGAGAACAACAAGGTTTACATGATGGTGCCGGTGAGGAGGGGGAAGTCGGTCGCGATATCTTCGGAAGACGCGCGTCGGGTTCTTTTGAGGGCTAATGCGGTTTTGAAAACCGGGTCGTTTGTGACGGCTTACACCGGGTTTATTCCGGTGTTTGCTAGGATGTGCCCCGCGGCGGTGGTTAAGAGTACGAAGAAGGAGAAAGTGGTGGAGAAGTCGCCGAAGGTGGTCGCGAAACCGGAGTTTTTTGTCGAAGGGGAGGATGGTTAttttttgacccgacaattatcGGTGAAAAGTTCTTGGAAACCTAGTTTGGATACCATTAAAGAGAAACGAGTCGAGTCTAAGATCCGACACTGGTTGGTTTAA